Proteins found in one Brevibacillus brevis genomic segment:
- the murB gene encoding UDP-N-acetylmuramate dehydrogenase produces the protein MKAVFSLLRERQVEVTYQEPLAAHTTWKIGGPADLLIIPSSKSQLIMVLQILNEHHVPWMVMGKGSNLLITDKGYRGAVIKLNKALDYARIVGNQIYAGAGYSLIKLAALANKHRLSGLEFAGGIPGSVGGAVYMNAGANGSDISDIFHSAEVITQTGAIRSLRAVDLDFSYRHSSLQDANVIITEAIFELTLRDSESIKLQWNQYKEKRLKTQPLPFDCAGSVFRNPPGHFAAKLIEDAGLKGMRYGGAEVSSKHANFIMNTGNATAFDVWTLMRQIQEKVHSQSGIQLVPEVVIVGEL, from the coding sequence ATGAAAGCTGTATTCTCCCTTCTCCGTGAACGACAGGTCGAAGTGACTTATCAGGAGCCTTTAGCGGCACATACTACCTGGAAAATTGGCGGACCTGCGGATTTACTGATTATACCGAGCAGTAAATCTCAACTGATCATGGTCCTACAAATACTGAATGAACATCATGTCCCATGGATGGTGATGGGAAAGGGCTCCAACCTTTTGATCACAGACAAGGGGTATCGTGGCGCGGTCATTAAATTAAACAAGGCCTTGGACTATGCCCGAATCGTGGGCAATCAGATTTACGCAGGGGCCGGCTACTCCTTAATCAAGCTTGCAGCATTGGCAAACAAGCACAGACTCAGTGGCTTGGAGTTCGCAGGTGGAATACCCGGGTCTGTCGGCGGAGCTGTGTATATGAATGCAGGCGCCAACGGATCGGATATATCAGACATTTTCCATTCAGCTGAAGTGATCACACAAACCGGAGCCATTCGCTCCTTGCGTGCTGTAGATTTGGATTTTTCTTATCGCCACTCTTCCTTGCAAGATGCTAATGTAATCATCACGGAAGCGATTTTTGAACTGACTTTGCGCGATAGCGAAAGCATCAAGCTCCAATGGAACCAATATAAAGAAAAACGTTTAAAAACACAGCCTCTGCCGTTCGACTGTGCGGGCAGTGTATTCAGAAATCCACCGGGCCATTTTGCGGCAAAGCTCATCGAAGATGCTGGCCTAAAAGGTATGCGGTACGGAGGCGCGGAAGTATCGAGCAAACACGCCAATTTTATTATGAATACCGGCAATGCCACTGCATTTGATGTATGGACACTCATGAGACAGATTCAGGAAAAAGTTCACAGCCAATCTGGCATTCAGCTTGTTCCTGAAGTTGTAATCGTAGGTGAACTGTAA
- a CDS encoding helix-turn-helix transcriptional regulator has protein sequence MERYKHLSTREYILLLLKREGELSTKDLQNRLELTKVAVSRQMIYLEKDGFVVCRVGRQKAGRPMHYYSLTQQGNEQFPNDYGQLAVDLMEHIVLADGEDRVDQFFARQQEKMIQKYEGQMEGKALSEKVAEMARIQDDNGFMARWEQVSDEEYVITQHNCPYFKVADRYQMICARELNCYRALLQTSVERTECVAIGGKRCVYQIRST, from the coding sequence ATGGAGAGATATAAACACCTGTCAACACGTGAATACATTCTATTGTTGCTGAAAAGGGAAGGGGAACTCAGCACAAAGGATTTACAAAACAGGCTGGAACTCACAAAGGTAGCTGTCAGCAGGCAAATGATCTACTTGGAAAAAGACGGTTTTGTTGTGTGCAGAGTAGGTCGTCAAAAAGCAGGCAGACCGATGCATTACTACTCGTTGACACAGCAAGGCAACGAACAATTTCCGAATGATTACGGGCAATTGGCCGTGGATTTGATGGAGCATATCGTGCTGGCAGACGGGGAAGACCGAGTGGATCAATTTTTCGCAAGACAACAAGAAAAGATGATCCAGAAATACGAGGGACAGATGGAAGGAAAAGCGCTATCTGAAAAGGTGGCAGAGATGGCGCGCATCCAAGATGACAATGGATTTATGGCGAGATGGGAGCAGGTCAGTGATGAGGAATATGTGATCACGCAGCACAATTGTCCTTATTTTAAAGTAGCAGATCGGTATCAGATGATTTGTGCAAGAGAGCTTAATTGTTACCGAGCGTTACTGCAGACGAGCGTAGAACGGACGGAATGCGTGGCAATCGGCGGAAAGAGATGTGTCTATCAGATCCGATCTACGTAA
- a CDS encoding HesB/IscA family protein: MIQISQAAVTRIQNMLVQESSSLFIRFGVKDGGCSGMTYGLGFDDTYQEGDSTIEMDGVKLVVNPESYPYVDGVEIDYKETGMMGGFTIQNPNAIATCGCGSSFRTALHRGQREKCE, translated from the coding sequence ATGATTCAAATCAGCCAAGCTGCTGTCACTCGCATTCAAAATATGCTTGTACAAGAAAGCTCTTCTCTCTTCATTCGTTTTGGCGTGAAGGACGGCGGGTGTTCCGGAATGACCTACGGGCTCGGTTTTGATGATACTTATCAAGAGGGCGACTCCACAATCGAAATGGATGGCGTGAAGTTGGTCGTCAATCCGGAAAGTTATCCGTATGTCGATGGCGTCGAAATCGATTATAAAGAGACAGGAATGATGGGTGGGTTTACGATCCAAAACCCGAATGCGATTGCAACCTGCGGCTGTGGAAGCAGCTTCCGTACAGCCCTACATCGAGGACAAAGAGAAAAGTGTGAATAA
- a CDS encoding AAA family ATPase gives MLQENANLHVPDRCIFLVTGVMASGKSTVAQLLAEKLNRGVHLRGDSFRRMIVNGREEYMPEPSEEAIRQLRLRYKIAASTADTFFEAGFNVVVQDVVIGPFLGEFVEMIRNRPLYVVVLSPSEKAIEEREASRSKTGYGAWTISHLNKILQTETPKLGMWIDSSEQAPQETVEEILLSMKKPEFSDMPNSGNQIV, from the coding sequence ATGTTGCAAGAGAATGCCAATCTTCATGTTCCAGACAGATGTATCTTTCTCGTTACCGGGGTTATGGCTTCTGGAAAATCAACGGTAGCTCAGTTACTTGCTGAAAAGCTGAATCGAGGCGTCCATCTGCGTGGTGATTCGTTCCGACGAATGATTGTAAATGGCAGAGAGGAGTACATGCCTGAACCGTCAGAAGAAGCCATTCGACAGTTGCGGTTGCGCTACAAAATAGCAGCCTCTACAGCAGACACTTTTTTTGAAGCAGGATTTAATGTCGTTGTACAGGATGTTGTGATCGGCCCCTTTTTGGGCGAATTTGTTGAAATGATTCGGAACCGTCCGTTGTATGTTGTAGTACTCTCGCCAAGCGAAAAAGCAATTGAAGAGAGAGAAGCTTCCCGTTCCAAAACAGGGTATGGTGCTTGGACGATTTCCCACCTCAATAAAATCTTGCAAACCGAGACACCAAAGCTCGGCATGTGGATCGATTCTTCCGAGCAGGCACCTCAGGAAACGGTGGAGGAAATCTTACTCTCCATGAAAAAGCCTGAGTTCAGTGACATGCCGAACTCAGGCAACCAAATCGTCTAA
- a CDS encoding macro domain-containing protein, with product MNEWVQVVSGNILEATENIIVQQVNCMGVMGAGLAKQIRANYPSVYTEYKRHCEQYADARGDLLGQVLLCQVGEGKYIANLFAQLGYGKKGIYTKYDMLQKGLEEVLSLAKKENLTIAIPYGIGCGLAGGDWDVVRKQLDDIFTGYGVKLYKFEAD from the coding sequence ATGAATGAATGGGTACAAGTCGTGTCAGGAAATATTTTGGAAGCTACAGAAAATATCATCGTGCAGCAGGTCAACTGCATGGGTGTGATGGGGGCAGGTCTTGCCAAGCAAATTAGGGCCAACTATCCAAGTGTTTATACGGAGTACAAGCGTCATTGCGAGCAGTATGCAGATGCACGAGGCGACCTCCTTGGACAAGTGCTACTTTGCCAGGTCGGGGAAGGGAAGTACATTGCCAACCTTTTTGCACAGCTCGGTTATGGAAAAAAAGGAATCTACACGAAATATGACATGCTGCAAAAAGGGTTGGAAGAAGTTCTCTCCCTCGCGAAAAAAGAAAATCTGACCATCGCCATTCCATACGGGATCGGCTGCGGATTAGCAGGCGGGGATTGGGATGTGGTGAGGAAACAGCTTGACGATATTTTTACTGGTTATGGTGTGAAGCTGTACAAATTCGAAGCGGATTGA
- a CDS encoding GNAT family N-acetyltransferase, with product MSSSTMFDQFPVIETDRLILRQPDQQDIEDIFEVLSHEDVARYVGIARFQSIADAENELRWYRDLFEQKQGLRWAVTDRFTGKFLGSCGYKHYHAGHNKAEIGYDLNFSWWNKGIMSEALRPIIAYGFTHMHLNRIEADADTRNTASIHLLQKFGFQVEGIHRETEFENGMYIDLVKLALLRKEYEWNS from the coding sequence GTGAGTAGCTCGACGATGTTCGATCAATTCCCTGTCATCGAAACAGACAGATTGATCCTGCGACAACCTGATCAACAAGACATAGAAGATATTTTTGAAGTGTTGTCACATGAAGATGTGGCGAGATATGTAGGAATAGCGAGATTTCAATCGATTGCAGATGCTGAAAATGAACTTCGATGGTACCGAGACTTATTTGAACAAAAACAGGGACTCAGGTGGGCGGTCACGGATCGTTTCACTGGAAAATTTCTTGGTAGCTGCGGCTATAAACATTATCATGCTGGACATAACAAAGCGGAGATTGGGTATGATCTGAATTTTTCGTGGTGGAATAAGGGGATCATGTCGGAAGCACTGCGGCCCATTATCGCGTACGGGTTTACGCATATGCATCTAAACAGAATAGAAGCAGATGCAGATACACGAAATACGGCATCTATCCATTTGCTCCAAAAATTTGGCTTTCAGGTGGAAGGAATCCATCGAGAAACGGAATTTGAAAATGGGATGTACATTGATCTTGTGAAGCTGGCGCTGCTTCGAAAAGAATATGAGTGGAATTCGTAA
- a CDS encoding multidrug effflux MFS transporter — MNTKISTPSLLLLIILVGFPQISETIYTPSLPDIANSLHASNNTIQLTLSIYFLGFAFGVFCWGRLSDAIGRRPAMLWGIFVYGLGSLGCYLSVSADWLLWSRFIQAFGASAGSVVTQTILRESTDTTKRHAVFAQISAALAFTPAIGPLIGGWVDQSFGYQAVFFTLIAMSVAIFAYAFVSLPETKTFTASKINTLAVAKRLFTDKRIWAFGFLIGATNGMLFSYYAEAPFIFIAFFGMTPGVFGFLGIFVALASVIGAMLSKKQLTKYPAENIILIGSLVTTLGAVCLTSFTLYGVSPSVVSMAIMVISIFTLLLGIGIMIPNCLSLALVHYSDVLGTAGAIFGLIYYLIVSLITSGMSYFHNGSLVTMPIYFLLLAIMMVLVSKQMTASHTTK, encoded by the coding sequence GTGAATACAAAAATCTCAACACCATCTTTGCTACTGTTGATCATTCTGGTGGGTTTTCCGCAAATTAGTGAAACGATCTACACACCTTCGTTACCTGATATCGCCAATAGTCTTCATGCCAGTAACAATACGATCCAGCTGACACTCAGTATTTACTTCCTCGGTTTTGCCTTTGGCGTGTTTTGTTGGGGAAGACTCTCTGACGCTATCGGCCGACGCCCTGCCATGCTCTGGGGAATTTTCGTTTACGGTCTGGGCAGCTTGGGTTGCTACCTCTCCGTTTCAGCTGACTGGTTGTTATGGAGCCGGTTCATTCAAGCTTTCGGTGCGAGTGCAGGATCGGTGGTAACCCAAACCATCTTACGAGAGAGTACCGATACCACCAAGCGTCATGCTGTTTTTGCTCAGATTTCAGCTGCTCTCGCTTTTACGCCTGCAATTGGCCCCTTAATCGGTGGTTGGGTGGATCAATCGTTTGGATACCAGGCTGTTTTCTTCACGCTAATTGCGATGAGCGTAGCGATTTTTGCTTACGCGTTTGTATCGTTGCCTGAGACCAAAACATTTACCGCTTCAAAGATAAACACGCTGGCTGTAGCCAAACGCCTTTTTACGGACAAAAGGATTTGGGCTTTTGGCTTCTTAATTGGGGCGACAAATGGCATGTTGTTCAGTTACTATGCCGAAGCGCCATTTATTTTCATTGCGTTTTTCGGCATGACGCCTGGTGTGTTTGGGTTCTTGGGGATTTTCGTAGCTTTGGCTTCTGTGATCGGGGCCATGCTCTCGAAAAAACAACTAACCAAATACCCCGCTGAGAACATTATCCTGATCGGCTCACTGGTGACAACGTTAGGAGCAGTATGCCTCACAAGTTTCACTTTGTATGGAGTGAGCCCGTCCGTTGTTTCGATGGCGATCATGGTAATCTCTATCTTTACCCTTTTGCTAGGGATTGGGATCATGATTCCAAACTGCCTGAGTTTAGCTCTTGTCCACTACAGCGATGTGCTCGGAACTGCTGGCGCTATTTTTGGTTTGATTTACTACCTCATCGTCAGTCTCATCACGAGTGGCATGAGCTATTTTCATAACGGCTCGCTGGTCACCATGCCAATCTACTTCTTGCTATTGGCAATCATGATGGTGCTTGTTAGTAAACAAATGACGGCCAGCCATACAACCAAATAG
- a CDS encoding endonuclease MutS2: MNEKALQRLEYDKIKEKVMEYALSYAGKKHVEQMMPMDSVKVVRSKLDETAEAKNILQNGASVPIPALEGMEKILSLLGTGYVFGVNDFTNLYLFLTSCSQLMKYMATKAQLAPRVSTYAASMYDATKLRNEIEQCIRHGQVVDSASKDLLKVRKRIVVFEDRLKRQLDSIMNKYRSIMQENVISTRNGRYVIPIKKEHRKQVAGSVLDESASGQTVYMEPTEISAVQFELTALKAEEEREVTKVLMQLSAFAEEYTHELTANVEIVGMYDFLFAKAKYALAIGGANVELNEKGILDVKEARHPLLGPKMVPLHLKIGREYKSLIITGPNTGGKTLTLKTIGLLTMMVQSGLLVPVQEGSRFSIFRNIAVDIGDGQSIEQALSTFSAHIHNVLEILKITDASTLVLIDEMATGTDPGEGVALSIAILEELHRRGATVIVNTHFNEIKNFASATAGFQNARMEFDEETLQPLYRLRIGEAGQSYAFLIALKLGIPSEMIQRSREITRNGFMTTTAANERLEQYQDVEQEEYEAPGYVESRIIEKPEEVVVAVEEETREQLSQEISEKAADTPATPKRDKPFAVGDSVFISYLGRTGIVFAAEDSKGIVGVMIQNQKYKINKKRLVLHIEGKELYPADYDMDIVFETKENRKKRKMMSRKHVEGLSIETKREE; this comes from the coding sequence ATGAATGAAAAAGCATTACAGCGTCTCGAATACGACAAGATCAAAGAAAAGGTAATGGAATACGCCTTATCGTACGCAGGGAAAAAGCATGTAGAACAAATGATGCCAATGGACTCTGTCAAAGTAGTGCGTAGTAAGCTGGACGAAACAGCTGAAGCCAAGAACATCCTGCAAAATGGAGCTAGTGTACCAATTCCCGCGCTGGAAGGGATGGAGAAGATCCTTTCTCTTCTAGGGACGGGATATGTATTTGGCGTAAACGATTTTACGAATCTGTACTTGTTCCTAACGAGTTGCTCACAACTCATGAAGTACATGGCAACAAAAGCACAATTGGCGCCACGCGTAAGCACCTATGCAGCATCGATGTACGACGCTACAAAATTGAGGAACGAAATCGAACAGTGCATCCGTCATGGGCAAGTTGTCGATTCCGCCAGCAAAGACTTGTTGAAGGTGCGCAAACGAATTGTCGTATTTGAAGATCGCCTGAAAAGGCAATTGGATTCGATCATGAACAAATATCGTTCGATCATGCAAGAAAATGTGATTAGTACACGCAATGGACGCTATGTCATCCCTATCAAAAAAGAACATCGCAAGCAAGTGGCAGGCAGTGTCTTAGATGAGTCGGCGAGCGGTCAAACCGTCTATATGGAACCGACGGAGATCAGCGCCGTACAGTTTGAGCTGACAGCACTCAAGGCAGAGGAAGAACGCGAGGTAACAAAAGTACTGATGCAATTATCCGCGTTCGCAGAAGAATATACCCATGAACTCACCGCGAATGTCGAGATCGTTGGAATGTATGACTTCCTTTTCGCAAAAGCGAAGTACGCATTGGCAATCGGAGGCGCGAACGTCGAGCTAAACGAAAAAGGAATCCTCGATGTCAAGGAAGCACGGCATCCGCTACTCGGTCCGAAAATGGTGCCACTGCATTTGAAAATTGGCCGAGAGTACAAATCGCTTATTATTACAGGTCCCAATACAGGCGGGAAAACATTGACCCTAAAAACCATTGGGCTGTTAACCATGATGGTTCAGTCAGGTTTGCTAGTACCAGTACAGGAAGGCAGTCGTTTCTCCATTTTCCGCAACATCGCTGTAGATATTGGGGATGGGCAGAGTATCGAGCAAGCGTTAAGCACGTTTTCGGCGCATATTCATAATGTCTTGGAAATCTTGAAGATTACCGACGCCTCGACCCTTGTTCTAATTGATGAGATGGCTACGGGTACAGATCCAGGAGAAGGGGTCGCTTTATCGATTGCGATTTTGGAGGAGCTGCACCGAAGAGGCGCGACAGTAATCGTGAATACACATTTTAACGAAATCAAAAATTTTGCCTCCGCAACTGCCGGTTTCCAAAATGCACGAATGGAATTTGACGAGGAGACCTTGCAGCCACTGTATCGCTTGCGAATCGGAGAAGCTGGCCAGAGCTACGCATTCCTGATCGCACTGAAGCTGGGTATCCCGTCTGAGATGATTCAGCGTTCTCGGGAAATTACTCGGAATGGATTCATGACTACGACTGCCGCTAATGAGAGGCTGGAACAATACCAAGACGTCGAGCAGGAAGAGTATGAGGCTCCAGGCTATGTGGAGTCACGGATAATAGAAAAGCCGGAAGAAGTGGTAGTGGCAGTAGAAGAGGAAACGCGTGAGCAACTTTCCCAGGAGATTTCCGAAAAAGCAGCAGATACCCCAGCCACGCCAAAGCGTGACAAACCATTTGCTGTTGGCGATAGTGTATTCATCTCCTATTTGGGGAGAACCGGCATCGTGTTTGCTGCGGAGGACTCCAAAGGTATCGTTGGCGTCATGATTCAAAATCAGAAATATAAAATCAACAAAAAGCGCCTCGTCTTGCATATTGAGGGCAAAGAGCTGTATCCGGCCGATTATGACATGGACATCGTTTTTGAGACAAAAGAGAACCGAAAGAAACGTAAAATGATGAGTCGCAAGCATGTCGAAGGATTATCGATCGAGACGAAGCGGGAGGAGTGA
- a CDS encoding flavin monoamine oxidase family protein gives MDNPSLSLTQPDMLSIIRNGLPKTHSPLHIIIVGAGMAGLVSASLLKAAGHNVTILEAANRIGGRVYTLRSPFTHGHYLDAGAMRIPHTHELTLAYVTKFALPLHPFINNSPNDILSVNGIKTRRWIYERNPDILRFPVAPHEKGRTFNELAGQAIKPVIDFINLNPATNWPIIVKKYDRFSMDQFLRFNPVGPSLSSPAIDMIKVMTGFEGFPELAFPEILRDFILFDPSTRFYEIAGGFDQLPQAFLPQLQDNIYLRHKMTRIVKTGNQMTISGVRTDTDEMFQMTGDIAIITIPFTVLQFVQVEPYDLFSYQKWKAIRQLHYVSSSKIGVQFSQRFWEAQGIRSGQTVTDSPIRLSYFPNHGFDRPGGVVLVSYTWEDDDLPWLSMPKEVQVMQAVKHLADIHGEQVYNTFVTGVAHNWALQPHAAGAFALFKPLQETEFASHIGAPEGKIYFAGEHISNEYHGWIQGAIESAVRVAVEVGRK, from the coding sequence ATGGATAATCCCTCCCTCTCCTTAACACAACCTGACATGCTGTCCATTATTCGCAATGGTCTCCCCAAAACCCACTCCCCCCTCCATATCATCATCGTCGGGGCTGGGATGGCTGGTCTTGTTTCTGCCTCGTTGCTAAAAGCAGCGGGACACAACGTAACGATTTTGGAAGCAGCAAACCGGATAGGGGGCAGAGTGTACACATTGCGCTCTCCATTTACCCATGGCCATTATCTGGATGCCGGGGCCATGCGTATTCCTCACACGCACGAACTTACCCTGGCATACGTGACGAAATTCGCTCTGCCCCTTCATCCGTTTATCAACAACTCTCCCAACGATATCCTCTCCGTAAATGGCATCAAAACAAGACGCTGGATCTATGAACGCAATCCTGACATCCTCCGGTTCCCTGTAGCCCCACATGAAAAAGGCCGTACTTTCAATGAATTAGCCGGGCAAGCCATTAAGCCTGTCATCGACTTCATCAATCTCAATCCAGCAACGAACTGGCCCATCATCGTCAAAAAATACGATCGATTTTCCATGGACCAGTTCTTGCGCTTCAATCCTGTTGGTCCTTCCTTATCCTCCCCCGCTATCGATATGATCAAGGTCATGACTGGCTTCGAGGGTTTCCCTGAGCTCGCCTTTCCCGAAATTTTACGAGACTTCATCCTGTTCGATCCTTCTACACGCTTTTACGAAATAGCAGGGGGATTTGATCAGCTACCACAGGCATTTCTCCCACAATTACAAGACAATATATATCTCCGGCATAAAATGACGCGAATCGTCAAGACGGGGAATCAAATGACCATTTCTGGCGTTCGTACCGACACAGACGAAATGTTTCAGATGACCGGCGATATCGCGATTATTACCATCCCTTTTACTGTCTTGCAGTTTGTTCAGGTCGAACCGTACGACCTGTTTTCCTATCAAAAATGGAAAGCCATTCGTCAACTCCACTATGTTTCTTCATCCAAAATAGGCGTTCAGTTTTCTCAGCGCTTCTGGGAAGCACAAGGAATAAGGAGCGGACAAACAGTAACGGATTCACCTATTCGCCTCTCCTACTTCCCCAATCACGGATTTGATCGGCCCGGGGGTGTCGTATTGGTCAGTTACACATGGGAAGATGACGACCTTCCTTGGCTCAGCATGCCGAAAGAAGTTCAAGTGATGCAAGCAGTAAAGCATCTGGCTGATATTCATGGAGAGCAGGTGTACAATACATTCGTTACGGGGGTCGCACATAATTGGGCATTGCAGCCCCATGCTGCTGGTGCCTTTGCCTTGTTCAAACCGTTGCAGGAGACGGAATTTGCTTCCCACATTGGTGCGCCTGAAGGAAAAATTTATTTTGCGGGGGAGCATATCTCGAATGAATATCACGGCTGGATTCAGGGGGCGATTGAGTCTGCTGTGCGCGTGGCTGTAGAGGTGGGCAGAAAATAA
- a CDS encoding DUF3238 domain-containing protein, which translates to MVNLIKIRASVFIPLSWTEPRTDSQTGKIIQFEGDSREFTPHAVNAMRSRVEQEVVVDFMKKEIFTYQNTGITTEKITNPDGSIQLRKGKASTDGILCRNMIWKSDDEVSFEMSASASNPLNEHAPPVDYLLSVTAKRDGLVQIEGAHDGFPCFEFYKQADFGPFETIHTHDFRETGDTPAAMAGEMEYHFRKML; encoded by the coding sequence ATGGTGAACCTGATCAAAATCAGGGCGAGTGTATTTATCCCCCTGTCATGGACGGAACCAAGAACTGATTCGCAAACAGGAAAAATCATTCAATTCGAAGGCGATTCGCGTGAATTTACCCCGCATGCAGTTAACGCCATGCGTTCCAGAGTGGAGCAAGAGGTTGTCGTAGACTTTATGAAAAAAGAAATTTTCACCTATCAGAACACGGGAATCACAACAGAGAAGATCACGAATCCTGATGGCTCGATTCAGCTGAGAAAGGGAAAAGCGAGTACGGACGGCATTTTGTGCAGGAATATGATATGGAAATCGGATGATGAAGTGAGCTTTGAAATGAGCGCAAGTGCGAGCAATCCCCTGAATGAGCATGCGCCTCCGGTTGACTACTTATTATCAGTTACGGCGAAAAGGGATGGTCTTGTACAGATCGAAGGAGCGCATGATGGCTTCCCTTGTTTTGAGTTTTATAAGCAAGCGGATTTTGGACCGTTTGAAACGATTCATACCCATGATTTCCGCGAAACAGGTGATACTCCGGCAGCCATGGCTGGAGAGATGGAATATCACTTTCGCAAGATGCTGTAG
- a CDS encoding phosphotransferase, with protein MTNSNPWDADWDVSEPLARALIFRQFPRLSSMPIKLIGCGWDNVVFRVGDEYVFRFPRRNVAVALIKKEGVLLPMLAAFLTIPYPKPVFYGEPTNDYPFPFLGYTYVPGTFPKGLTDEQRASSAVALATFLKRLHAFPSQCARENGIEHDHRNLLDIAQRKEKMQTFLSTLAVHIPAEDRDVIANYLGQVVIDRLSPREVLLHGDLHVKNMLVDEAGQISGIIDWGDLNVGHPGADVNVAYSFLPPQARQSFFHTYGEVDEETKILARMMAVYIPMLLWMQAIDHNDEIVAEEARMTIRRALAGE; from the coding sequence ATGACCAACTCGAATCCATGGGATGCTGACTGGGACGTATCCGAACCATTGGCACGTGCACTCATTTTCCGTCAGTTTCCGCGGCTATCTTCCATGCCCATTAAGCTGATTGGCTGTGGGTGGGATAACGTGGTCTTTCGAGTGGGGGACGAATATGTCTTCCGTTTTCCGAGGCGGAATGTCGCTGTTGCGTTGATCAAGAAGGAAGGGGTGCTGCTGCCAATGCTTGCGGCATTCCTGACGATCCCGTATCCGAAGCCGGTTTTTTATGGGGAACCAACCAACGACTATCCATTCCCTTTCTTGGGGTACACGTATGTGCCTGGAACGTTTCCAAAAGGCTTGACCGACGAGCAGCGTGCTTCATCAGCAGTGGCACTTGCAACGTTTTTAAAACGCTTGCATGCATTTCCGTCCCAGTGTGCCCGGGAGAACGGCATCGAGCATGATCACAGGAACCTCCTGGACATTGCACAGAGAAAAGAAAAGATGCAGACGTTTTTGTCTACCTTAGCTGTACATATTCCTGCAGAGGATCGGGATGTGATCGCGAATTATTTAGGACAAGTCGTGATCGACCGATTAAGTCCACGTGAAGTGCTGCTGCACGGAGACTTGCATGTTAAAAATATGCTGGTAGATGAAGCCGGGCAGATATCAGGCATCATTGACTGGGGTGATCTCAATGTAGGTCACCCAGGAGCGGATGTAAATGTGGCGTACAGTTTTTTACCGCCACAAGCCCGTCAATCGTTTTTCCATACGTATGGAGAAGTGGATGAAGAGACAAAAATATTGGCGAGAATGATGGCGGTGTACATTCCGATGCTGCTCTGGATGCAAGCCATTGATCACAATGATGAGATAGTAGCAGAGGAAGCAAGAATGACGATACGGCGAGCACTCGCTGGCGAATAG